Within Falsibacillus albus, the genomic segment GGGAGGTCTTATTCGTCAAGCTTTGTCTGATGTTATTTTTGCGTTTTTAAATATTGACCAGCCAAGTAGTCGATGATTTCCCTCCTGCGGATGATGCCAATGAAGTACCCTCCGTCATCCACAACCGGTATGAAATTTTGTTCGGTTGCGCGTGAAATGATATCCTCCATCTCAGCATGAATGGGGATGGGAACATTATGAGACTGGAGGTCGATATCAGCTAATAAAGTATGTTCTATATCATTGATGCTGATCAGCTGATTGGAATCGAACATCCTCCACAGCAGATCCCCCTCCCTTAAAGTCCCGATATAATGTCCTTTTTCATTTAAAATGGGTATGGAAGTGTATCTATGATATTTCATTTTTTCCATTGCCTGTCTCATTGTATATGTACCTTTAACAAATGCTACTTCTTTTTTCGGTATCAGAAAAAATGCCACGTTCATTTTTATATTCTCCTTTTAAAGGTTGAAACTTAATGGTTGTGCATATCAGTTTAGGAACTGCACTCTCCAAGTATTTCTAGAAAAAAACGAAATTACCTGCAAAAGAATCTTGATTAAATGTAATGATTCTCGTCGAGAGATAAAAGGAATTCTTCCTCATCAATGGAGCAATTCCGTTTTAACTGGTATTTACTTAGATCAATCGTTCCATCTTTCCCCGATTCGATTCCTTCATTCGATAGGCACATTCTTTGTTCGTGGAATCCTATATCATCCTTCATCGCGATTTGGCCCTTCGCATTGATGACCCGGTGCCATGGAAGCTGATGTTTATCACTCATTGAGTGAAGAATGCGGACAACTTGTCTGGCTGCCCGTGGACTGCCTGCACATTTGGCAACCTGCCCATATGTCATAACCTTGCCAGATGGTATTTGTTTAATGATTCTAATCACATTCGCTGTAAACGGCTTCATATGCTTCTCCCCTAAGAACTTTCTTTAATATTGGCGTCTCTCTTTTCTCATTGAGTCTTTTCGTAAAGTTTGTTGCTACTAATCAATACTTCTTAAAGGGTGATTTCCGCTGCAGGATGCTCGCTTTCCGAGGAGCCTCACACGAAGTGAGGTCGTTCGATGTTGGCACACGACGTGCCGACCTTAATCAAACATCGGCCTTACCTCTCCTCGCACCTGCCGCTCCAATCAATATCAGATGGTGAATTTTTGAAAAACATCTATAAAAAACAACAATCTTTTAGAAAACAGCCTTTTCTTTTGACTTCCATATAAAATAACTGATTCAGAATAATGCAGCAGGCAGTAACGATCGGGGCATAAATGGCCAATAGGAAAAAATACTTCTTCCAATGCATCAAATTTCCCTTTTTGATCACGATCTCCTTAAATCATATCCTATATAAATGTTTTCATGAAATTCTGGGAAATGCAATACGAGAGGCAGCTATTTTATCATATTATTGATCAATGTGAGCTAAAAATACTTTATACCATCATTAATGTTTATTCATAGATGAAATTCACGAACAATAGAACGAAAGAAAATTATATTATTCGTGTTCTGGTTGAACTATTTTGACCGATATGATACTATTTGATTACATAAACAGCACTTGTACACGGTAACTGACGACAATGAGTGGAGTTTACCACATGGGAACTGTGTTACATATATTGTCGGGTCGTCTGGGCGGAGATAAGGTTTATTTGCCTTATCTCTTTTATTCATTTCAGGAGGGATGATAACATGGACAAAGTGATTTTAGACGGCAAACAAGTAGCAGACAAAGTTAAGGGCAGCTTGGCATCAAGGGTTGAAGCGCTTAAGGAAGCTGGTGTGACTCCTTGTCTTGCTACGATTTTGGTAGGGGATGATCCTTCATCTGAAACATATGTAAGAATGAAGGGAAATGCATGCAAACGAATCGGGATCGAATCAAAGAGAATTCACCTTTCTAAGGAGACGTCAACGGAAGAACTCCTGGAGGTCATTGATGAATTAAACCAAAATGATGGGGTACATGGCATCCTCCTGCAGCATCCGGTCCCTGCTCAAATCGATGAACGGGCAGCGTTCGAACGAATTGCCATTGAAAAAGATGTCGATGGTGTGACAAGCCTGGGTTTCGGGCAAACTGCATTTGGATTTGGGAAATATCCTTCCTGCACCCCAGCGGCCATTATGAGGATCATTGACGAATACAAAATTGAATTGGAAGGTAAGCATGCTGTTGTCATAGGGAGAAGTCCAATTTTAGGCAAGCCGGTATCTGCCCTACTTTTAAATCGAGATGCAACGGTAACGATTTGCCACTCGCGTACACAAAATCTCCCTGGTATAGTAAAGCAGGCTGATATAGTCGTTGCAGCGGTTGGAAAACCGAATTTTGTCCAGGGCGACTGGATCAAAGAAGGCGCAGTCATTTTGGATGCGGGCTACAATAAAGGAAACATCGGCGACGTGGATTATGAGGCATGCTATGAACCAGCCGGGGCCATCACCCCAGTTCCAGGCGGTGTGGGTCCAGTTACCATTTCCATGTTATTGAAACATACAGTGGATGCAGCGGAATTGACTTTGTAAAATTGAAAAAGGCTATCCCTTCAATGGATAGCCTTTTTAATGTTAAGGGTCCTAGGGTCCAAATATATATTAATTCATTAGTGTCGAGGTTATTTTCTCATTTCTTACTTCAAAAAAATAGCTATTCCAAACATGCTCCTTTCCCCCATTTGCTTCATACCAATCTTTCACTCGTTTGACATGTTCTTGATCATTTCTAACTAAGGATTCGATCCGTTCGTATTCTTCATAATTGTCATATTCCCAAATCGCGAATATTTCTACCGTTCCATCTTCCATGTCCATCATCCAACGACCGACCAAACGCGAACCGTACTTCTGTTGTGCAGGCAGTAGTCTTTGATTGAAATGGACATTGAAATTCTCTACAAATTCAGGTTTTACACGATAATATTTTCTTCGAAAAAACATCCTCTTCCCCCCTCGATTATTAAATCAAATTTAACGGATTGATTCACTTCGCCACAATAACATCCACTCCATTCAATCCGAGCATTTTCAAGTATTTCTCCAACGTTTCTTCGTCTGTGATTACAAGATCCAATTGGTTTAAGGGAAACATACCCGAAAACATATCCTTTCCAAATTTATGATGTTCAATGAGGGCGATGACAGTCCTCGAACGGCTATAAATCGTTTTATGGAATATGGCCACTTCAGGAGTAGCTGTGCTCAATCCATTTGACGATAATGCACCGGCAGTGGCAAAGCAAAGGTCAAAAGTGAATTGTCTTGAGAATTCAGTCGCAAGTGCATCTGTTATGTTCCCTGACGCCTTGACATTCCCGGCTATTAAGAATAGCTGGATATTTTCATACTCTCGGAGAACATAAGCAACCTCCAAAGAATTCGTTACCACTGTATATTCAATATTAATAGGAATATATTTGAGGAGCACATAGTGAATAGATGCCCCTCCGATGAAAATGGTGCTGTGTTCATCAATATAGGAGGCTGCCAATTTAGCAATTGCATTTTGATGAATGGTCCCTTCCGAGAAGCGTTCTGAAGGTGGTCGTGGTGCTTGCCTCACCCCTGTATTAGAAATCGCCCCTCCGTGAGTCCTTTTTAACAGCCCCTTTTCCTCTAAAATAGATAAATCCCTGCGGATCGAGTCAATCGAAACTTGGAAGGTTTCTGCCAGGTCCTTAACCATTACTCGACCGCTTTGTTCCAATAGATTCAATATTTGCTCTCTTCTTTCTTCAGAAAACATACAGTTCTCCCCCCTTTTATAATGGTATAACCTTCCAATATTATTTCATGATTGTTCATTTTAATCAAGGGTATTTTTCCTTTTTAATCTTCTTTGTGCTGTTTTATTCATTATTCTGAAGGCTGATTAAAAAATAAGGCTTAATTCTCAGTGGAGAAGCGTCATCACCTACGTCCCCCCTGCATATTCTGTACTTTAGAAAATGAGAGGTGATCATTGTGCTTTACGGAGTAAAATTCGGCTTCAGGTCCTTCCTTTTTGCACTAATTGGCTTGATTTTAGAATTCACCGCATATTTTGTGGAAGGAACAAGCTCTCTCGGATATTTTATGTTTATGGTAGGTGGGGCTTCCATCATTCTGAGCCTCATCTATTGTACAATCAGCTTTATAAGGGGCGAACGTGGAAAATGGAAATATTCAGGGTTGGGTCTAATGTTAATCGTTGTATTATTAATATGGCTCATGCCTGTCATAATGAAGTTTTATCATTTTAATTAGCAGATGGACCATAGTTCAAATTGATTGGTCAAATAAAAAAGGAACAGCTTCAAATCTGTTCCTTTCAGACTATCGACATTCTCAAAATCAAAATGGAGTTTGTCGATAGTTTTGTGTTTGCCTATAAAATTCCGTTAATTTCCTTACCGGCGCATCGCCTTTTGATTCAATCAATAGCTACATAGATTTTCCTGGATCTCTTGTAATTTTCATCCGCTCTTTCCCCATCATGAAAACAAACAAGAATGCCAAGCACGCTGGTATTAGTCCCCACATGAAGGTGTGGACAATCGATGTAGAGAGTGCACTGGTGATTTTCGAAAGAACCTCTGCAGGGATTTGATCTCTTGCAGATGCGGATAACACTTCCCTTGCATTCCCGGACATGCCCGACTTGAACGCTGCCCCCATTCCGGAAAATGTTTTTGTCAATTCTTCTGTGAAACCATTGCTTTGAATGGTACCAAACACGCTGATGCCAATCGTCATGCCTAGAGATCGAATGAAATTACTTGTAGAAGTTGCAGACCCACGCTGTTCGATCCCAAAATTATGGATGGCTGCCATACTGAGTACAGAGAAGGAAAATCCAACACCGAAGCCGACGATGATCATGTAAAAAGTCAACCAAATGCGGTTGGTTTCTGGTGTCAAGGTGCTCAATAAGACCATACCGATGATGAAAATAATGCCGGAAAGGATCATGATGCTGCGATAGCTCATCTTAGACGTCAAGAATCCTCCTACCTGTGCAGTGACGACGGATCCGAGCATCATCGGCAGCAAGATCAGCCCTGAATTCGTGGCGGTACCGCCATATACACCCTGAACGAAAATTGGGATATAAACCGTTGCAGCCATAAAGGCCGCTCCATAAAATAATGCGACGATTGTACTTCCTGCAAAAAGGCGATTCTTGAACATGCTGAATGAAATGATTGGAGAAGATACATTATTCTCAATGAACAGAAAGATAATCGACAGGAGTGAAAATCCTGAGAATAATCCGATAATTTCTATAGAATCCCAATTATATTTCTGTCCGCCCAGTTCCAAAGCAAACATGAGGCATACGACTGCTCCAACGAGAGTAGCAGCCCCCCACCAATCGATCGTCTGTTTTTCGTGTCCTTTTGACTCGTTGTAAAACATAGAAATGAAGACCAAAGCTAAAATACCAAGTGGTAGATTGATATAAAAAACCCAATGCCAGCTTATATAATCTGTGATGTAGGCACCTAATAATGGTCCGAATATACTTGACAATCCAAAGACCGCACCAAATAGGCCCCCCATTTTCCCCCTTTTTTCAGGAGGGAATATATCAAATACGATTGTAAAGGCAATGGGTACAAGCGCGCCGCCGCCGATTCCCTGGATGGCGCGATAAATCCCAAGTTGTAGAATGCTTTCTGAAGTTCCGCAGAGAGCGGAACCAAGCATGAAAAACACCAGACCAAAAATAAAAAATCTTTTCCTGCCGTACATATCCGATAGTTTTCCGAAAATCGGCATACCCGCCATCTCTGCTACCATATAAGCAGATACCACCCAAACGAAGCTGTTCAATCCCCCTAAATCCCCGACAATCGTCCCCATCGCGGTAACCACAATGGTATTATCCATGGAAGCCATTAATATCCCTAATAAAAGGCCAGCCACCACAAATCCTAATTTATTCTCATTCCTCTTCATTTTCATGCTCCCTTGAATGCTATATTTTTTTATTTTCCTTAACGACAGAATTAGATTTATGCTCAAAATGACCCGAATATTCTACGAGGCCAATTTTACAGCCTGTTCCGATTTTTATGTTTTTTCCCCTCACCACTTCTGCAGATGTGTTTTCCAGGTAAATGTCGTCGCCTTCAATCATCCTTGATTCAAGCCTTCCTTCCTCTTTGCCGAAAGAAAAGATCGGGAAGTTGGATTTCTTTTTGATTTTTATCTTCCCCCCAACAATTTCATCCGCTTTACTCATGCCAAACCGTAGTCCTGCATCGATGCTTCCAGCATTCATCACACCGTTCACTTCAAACGCTCCCTGTAAGGAGAGGGATTCAACTTCCAAATCACCTCCGGTTGTAATCATTCCTTTAATATCTGCACGCTCCCCGTGTAGACCACAATCAATATCTAGAGTACCCCGAACCTTTGCACGGTGTGCCTGAGCATCTCCTCCAATAGACAGTGTACCGAAAATCTTCAATTCCTCTACATCCACTTGTCCTTTCACACTGCTTTCACCAAAAATGTGAAATTTATTGAGTTTCATGTTCCCCATTACATCACTGGAACCGAAGATCTTAAATTGTTCACATTCAACATCATCCAAAATGGTGCCTTCACCTCGAATGGCCATCTTTTTGTAAACGCCACCTGAGGCGCTGCCCGAACCATGTATACTGACATTTCTTATATCTGCCACCTGAATCATTCCCCTTGTCATAGTTTTCGATATTCCTTCACTTGTGCATTCTTTTCCATGAAGAAGTCTCCTGAATATTCGACCAGATCGATTTCACAGTTTTTTCCTATCTTAATATGTTTCCCTCTTACTATATCTGCCACGGTTCCCTCCAATTCGATTTCATCCCCTTCGATCAGTTCTGCTTGCAGCTTCACATGAAAGAAGGATTTAAGAAACTTAAACAAGCTTTCTTTATGTTGAAGAATGATTATTTTCTTTCCACCTATTTCTTTTGCCTTGCTTTCACTAAACAGTTTCACTTGGATATTCTCGGCATTCAATAATCCATCAATCGAAAAGGCGCCTTCACCGCTAAATTCCTCTGCGTCACAGTTCCCTTTCACCGAGAGTTTGCCGTTAACTTTGATTTCATGACCTTTCACAGGACCTGACACAGAAGCTTTTCCTGACACATCCATTTTATTTGCGTCAACACCTTCATGAATGGAAGCAGCCCCATTGATAAAAAGTTGATCTGCTGCTAATTTCCCCGTTATTTTTGCCGTTCCATTAATCTTTGCCAGTTGAGATTTGACGTTCCCTTTCACGGCTCCAACGCCATTGCACTCAAATTGCACACATTCTATGTCGCCATTTACGGTCCCTTTTCCATTAAGATCAACTTTTTCAAACGAACCTCCGTTAGAAGACCCTATTCCATTGATTTTTATATCGCCAAGTTTATTCAAATTCATATTGATCCCCCTACAACAATTTTGATTTTAGTTCTTCCAAGCATTGGCCGAGTGATAAGGAAGCCACCACTTTAGTTCCAGTTTCAAAGAAAATATTCTCAGCATTGACTGAAAGTAAACAGCTTGAAATGCCTAGTTTGCGAATAAAAATAATTTGTGTATTTTTATGTTGGATACTTTTTTGCTGATCATTTAATAATTGAAGCAGCATCTTGCCTTCCTCCAGATGGATGTCTCCTGATTCAAGCATGGACGAGAGTATGTAGATACTCAAGATTTGCTGAAACTG encodes:
- a CDS encoding CBS domain-containing protein, whose translation is MNVAFFLIPKKEVAFVKGTYTMRQAMEKMKYHRYTSIPILNEKGHYIGTLREGDLLWRMFDSNQLISINDIEHTLLADIDLQSHNVPIPIHAEMEDIISRATEQNFIPVVDDGGYFIGIIRRREIIDYLAGQYLKTQK
- a CDS encoding MGMT family protein, with the protein product MKPFTANVIRIIKQIPSGKVMTYGQVAKCAGSPRAARQVVRILHSMSDKHQLPWHRVINAKGQIAMKDDIGFHEQRMCLSNEGIESGKDGTIDLSKYQLKRNCSIDEEEFLLSLDENHYI
- a CDS encoding bifunctional 5,10-methylenetetrahydrofolate dehydrogenase/5,10-methenyltetrahydrofolate cyclohydrolase yields the protein MDKVILDGKQVADKVKGSLASRVEALKEAGVTPCLATILVGDDPSSETYVRMKGNACKRIGIESKRIHLSKETSTEELLEVIDELNQNDGVHGILLQHPVPAQIDERAAFERIAIEKDVDGVTSLGFGQTAFGFGKYPSCTPAAIMRIIDEYKIELEGKHAVVIGRSPILGKPVSALLLNRDATVTICHSRTQNLPGIVKQADIVVAAVGKPNFVQGDWIKEGAVILDAGYNKGNIGDVDYEACYEPAGAITPVPGGVGPVTISMLLKHTVDAAELTL
- a CDS encoding NIPSNAP family protein, with translation MFFRRKYYRVKPEFVENFNVHFNQRLLPAQQKYGSRLVGRWMMDMEDGTVEIFAIWEYDNYEEYERIESLVRNDQEHVKRVKDWYEANGGKEHVWNSYFFEVRNEKITSTLMN
- a CDS encoding DeoR/GlpR family DNA-binding transcription regulator → MFSEERREQILNLLEQSGRVMVKDLAETFQVSIDSIRRDLSILEEKGLLKRTHGGAISNTGVRQAPRPPSERFSEGTIHQNAIAKLAASYIDEHSTIFIGGASIHYVLLKYIPINIEYTVVTNSLEVAYVLREYENIQLFLIAGNVKASGNITDALATEFSRQFTFDLCFATAGALSSNGLSTATPEVAIFHKTIYSRSRTVIALIEHHKFGKDMFSGMFPLNQLDLVITDEETLEKYLKMLGLNGVDVIVAK
- a CDS encoding MDR family MFS transporter: MKMKRNENKLGFVVAGLLLGILMASMDNTIVVTAMGTIVGDLGGLNSFVWVVSAYMVAEMAGMPIFGKLSDMYGRKRFFIFGLVFFMLGSALCGTSESILQLGIYRAIQGIGGGALVPIAFTIVFDIFPPEKRGKMGGLFGAVFGLSSIFGPLLGAYITDYISWHWVFYINLPLGILALVFISMFYNESKGHEKQTIDWWGAATLVGAVVCLMFALELGGQKYNWDSIEIIGLFSGFSLLSIIFLFIENNVSSPIISFSMFKNRLFAGSTIVALFYGAAFMAATVYIPIFVQGVYGGTATNSGLILLPMMLGSVVTAQVGGFLTSKMSYRSIMILSGIIFIIGMVLLSTLTPETNRIWLTFYMIIVGFGVGFSFSVLSMAAIHNFGIEQRGSATSTSNFIRSLGMTIGISVFGTIQSNGFTEELTKTFSGMGAAFKSGMSGNAREVLSASARDQIPAEVLSKITSALSTSIVHTFMWGLIPACLAFLFVFMMGKERMKITRDPGKSM
- a CDS encoding cytoplasmic protein; its protein translation is MADIRNVSIHGSGSASGGVYKKMAIRGEGTILDDVECEQFKIFGSSDVMGNMKLNKFHIFGESSVKGQVDVEELKIFGTLSIGGDAQAHRAKVRGTLDIDCGLHGERADIKGMITTGGDLEVESLSLQGAFEVNGVMNAGSIDAGLRFGMSKADEIVGGKIKIKKKSNFPIFSFGKEEGRLESRMIEGDDIYLENTSAEVVRGKNIKIGTGCKIGLVEYSGHFEHKSNSVVKENKKI
- a CDS encoding polymer-forming cytoskeletal protein produces the protein MNLNKLGDIKINGIGSSNGGSFEKVDLNGKGTVNGDIECVQFECNGVGAVKGNVKSQLAKINGTAKITGKLAADQLFINGAASIHEGVDANKMDVSGKASVSGPVKGHEIKVNGKLSVKGNCDAEEFSGEGAFSIDGLLNAENIQVKLFSESKAKEIGGKKIIILQHKESLFKFLKSFFHVKLQAELIEGDEIELEGTVADIVRGKHIKIGKNCEIDLVEYSGDFFMEKNAQVKEYRKL